From Chelatococcus sp. YT9, a single genomic window includes:
- a CDS encoding membrane dipeptidase, with amino-acid sequence MTHANKPTGPLIIDGLNCAAVTREQMQRTLAGGVSAINLTATRPQAGLHDSLLQLEELRNTVAAMPDVATIVTTAGEIEAAHAAGVVGIIIGSQNSLMVESDVALLGTFKRLGMRIMQPTYNERNAFGYGASFVNDGDRGITEAGRAWLDAMEANGIIVDLSHSGLTTSAGYIAAAKRPLVFSHANAYALHPSPRNKTDELIRAVAEKGGLTGAVAWPPLLRFDRRPTVEDVVDHFMHLIKVAGVEHVGFGGDIPEGFPANPAGWAKMWGQHGIYPNVTGPMGDWYTYENRATDGIDTMSKVGAMFDRLKARGVAESDVEKIMSGNWLRIMRDVWGE; translated from the coding sequence ATGACGCATGCCAATAAGCCGACCGGCCCCCTGATCATAGACGGCCTCAACTGCGCGGCGGTGACGCGAGAGCAGATGCAGCGCACGCTCGCGGGCGGGGTTTCGGCCATCAACCTCACGGCCACGCGTCCCCAGGCCGGGCTTCACGATTCCCTCCTGCAGCTGGAAGAGTTACGCAACACGGTCGCCGCCATGCCGGACGTTGCCACCATTGTGACCACCGCGGGCGAGATCGAGGCGGCTCACGCGGCGGGTGTCGTCGGCATCATCATCGGCTCGCAGAACTCCCTGATGGTGGAGAGCGACGTCGCCTTGCTCGGCACCTTCAAGCGCCTCGGCATGCGCATCATGCAGCCGACATACAACGAGCGGAACGCCTTCGGCTACGGCGCTTCCTTCGTCAACGACGGTGATCGGGGGATCACCGAGGCTGGCCGCGCTTGGCTCGATGCGATGGAAGCAAATGGCATCATCGTCGATCTCTCCCATTCGGGGCTCACTACCAGCGCCGGCTATATCGCTGCCGCGAAGCGCCCTCTGGTATTCAGCCACGCAAATGCCTACGCGCTGCACCCGAGCCCGCGCAACAAAACGGATGAACTGATCCGCGCCGTGGCGGAAAAGGGCGGCTTGACCGGCGCCGTGGCGTGGCCGCCGCTGCTGCGCTTCGACAGAAGGCCGACAGTCGAGGACGTGGTCGACCACTTCATGCATCTCATCAAGGTCGCTGGCGTTGAACATGTCGGCTTCGGTGGCGATATCCCGGAAGGTTTCCCAGCCAATCCCGCCGGATGGGCCAAGATGTGGGGCCAGCATGGCATCTATCCGAACGTCACCGGCCCCATGGGGGATTGGTACACCTACGAGAATCGCGCCACGGACGGGATCGACACCATGAGCAAGGTCGGCGCCATGTTCGATCGCCTGAAGGCGAGGGGGGTTGCCGAGAGCGACGTCGAAAAGATCATGTCGGGCAACTGGCTGCGCATTATGCGGGATGTTTGGGGCGAATAA
- a CDS encoding ABC transporter permease, whose protein sequence is MSAVTLTVGRARNPKLVALGRQLRSPVALISLLFLAVVLVCALFPSLIAPFDPYQQSIIRRLRPPSFLSGQGSNWLGTDQLGRDILSRIIYGTRVTLAISLAAVIIACVIGTLMGLIAGYAGGWVDALVLRAIDAQLSFPVILLVIAVTAAIGASVPVLILLMGISAWPQIARIVRADVISVRELEYVEAARAIGAPPLRIILRHIAPNVLSALIVVATYELSRMILIEATLSFLGLGVQPPTPTWGGMISEGQKYVQTAWASSVFPGAAITFTILAINMLGDALRDALDPRLANEQT, encoded by the coding sequence ATGAGCGCTGTGACACTCACCGTCGGACGCGCGCGCAATCCCAAGCTCGTCGCACTCGGACGCCAGCTCCGCTCGCCGGTTGCACTGATCAGCTTGCTGTTCCTCGCCGTCGTTCTGGTCTGTGCCCTGTTCCCGAGCCTGATCGCGCCATTCGATCCTTATCAGCAGAGCATCATCCGGCGGCTGCGTCCCCCGTCCTTTCTGAGCGGTCAGGGCAGCAACTGGCTAGGCACGGACCAGCTTGGCCGCGATATCCTCTCGCGCATCATCTACGGTACGCGTGTAACCCTGGCGATTTCGCTGGCAGCGGTGATCATCGCCTGCGTCATAGGCACCCTGATGGGCCTGATCGCCGGCTATGCCGGAGGATGGGTGGACGCGCTGGTGCTGCGCGCCATCGATGCGCAATTGTCGTTCCCCGTTATCCTCCTCGTCATCGCCGTCACGGCCGCCATTGGAGCCTCGGTGCCGGTGCTGATCCTGCTGATGGGCATATCCGCCTGGCCTCAGATCGCCCGTATCGTGCGCGCGGATGTCATTTCCGTGCGCGAGCTCGAATATGTGGAGGCCGCGCGCGCCATAGGCGCCCCGCCGCTGCGCATCATCCTGAGGCACATCGCACCGAATGTCCTGTCCGCCTTGATCGTCGTTGCGACCTACGAGCTCTCGCGCATGATCCTCATCGAGGCGACGCTCAGCTTTCTCGGGCTCGGCGTGCAACCCCCCACGCCGACCTGGGGCGGTATGATCAGCGAAGGTCAGAAGTACGTGCAGACGGCCTGGGCGAGTTCAGTATTCCCCGGGGCTGCAATTACCTTCACCATCCTTGCCATCAACATGTTGGGCGATGCCTTGCGCGACGCGCTCGACCCCCGGCTGGCGAACGAGCAGACATGA
- a CDS encoding ABC transporter permease, with translation MLGYVIRRILYTLPSLFCILLACFLLTRLSGDPVELFLPIDASEEARQAFREQNGLDRPVVEQFFVFTERAVRGDFGNSLRFQEPAVDLLIERLPATLELALATLALSVVIGIPAGIASAYFRNSPLDFTVRGVTAFGQAVPTFYWGILSIIIFSVWLRWLPSTGSGTIWHLILPATTLASTMLALVTRVMRSTLLETIRQDYVRTARAKGLTEMAVLVHHAVRNALIPVVTVVALQFGVLMGGVIVTETVFAWPGVGRLAIQAIYARDYPVVQAVVFFFAVIFVLSNLAADLLHAVLDPRVRLR, from the coding sequence ATGCTCGGCTATGTGATCAGACGAATCCTCTACACACTGCCGTCGCTCTTCTGCATCCTCTTGGCGTGTTTTCTGCTGACGCGCTTGAGCGGCGATCCGGTCGAACTATTTTTGCCGATCGATGCTTCTGAGGAAGCGCGGCAGGCATTTCGCGAGCAGAACGGGCTCGACAGGCCGGTCGTGGAGCAGTTTTTCGTTTTCACCGAACGCGCGGTGCGTGGTGATTTTGGGAACTCGCTGCGGTTTCAGGAACCTGCAGTCGATCTCTTGATCGAGCGCCTTCCGGCGACGCTTGAATTGGCTTTGGCGACGCTCGCGCTTTCGGTTGTCATCGGAATTCCCGCTGGTATTGCTTCGGCTTACTTCCGCAATTCGCCGCTGGACTTCACGGTACGGGGAGTGACGGCTTTCGGTCAGGCGGTGCCGACCTTCTACTGGGGCATCCTGTCGATCATCATCTTCTCCGTTTGGCTGCGTTGGCTGCCTAGTACGGGCAGCGGCACGATCTGGCATCTGATCCTGCCTGCGACGACCTTAGCCTCGACCATGCTGGCGCTGGTGACACGTGTCATGCGTTCGACGCTGCTTGAGACGATCCGCCAGGATTATGTCCGCACGGCACGCGCAAAGGGTCTGACGGAAATGGCCGTGCTCGTGCATCACGCCGTTCGCAACGCGTTGATCCCGGTCGTAACTGTCGTCGCGCTGCAATTCGGCGTGCTGATGGGAGGCGTCATTGTGACCGAGACCGTCTTCGCATGGCCCGGTGTGGGCCGGCTCGCCATTCAGGCCATCTATGCCCGCGACTATCCCGTAGTCCAGGCTGTCGTGTTCTTCTTCGCGGTGATCTTCGTGCTGTCCAATCTGGCGGCCGATCTTCTCCATGCCGTCCTTGATCCACGCGTGAGGCTGAGATGA
- a CDS encoding ABC transporter substrate-binding protein: MKINRRTFNAALAGQALIAGILGRGSSAMALTAGTLTIAQGFDPVSLWPNFSTTQEQINVGSAIVESLFWVDPKTGKTEPVLGESYELVDPKTVKIVLRKGVKYTNGEEFNADAVVNTFKIFTDVKVTPAYGRYAAPIDRAEKTDDHTVTLYLKHPYPALHLILSQIYIVPPKYWAEVGGAEGFGKKPIGTGPYVLTEWVRDNRIVMDANANYWGKVPAGIKKLVWRPVPDDTARTNGLLAGEFDIATNIPISAAAQIKAQKGLRVVSVPSYRIFTIGLSNLPEHPGPLHDKRVRQALNYAIDKQAILDSLLQGEGRLLSGQLLRKEQLGFDPAIKDYPFDPEKAKALLAEAGFPNGLTITFKFPTGRYAQDREVAEAVAGMLAEVGVKAEMVSLEAGEFLRQLSARELAPMGFVGLAPADDPDLQWAQYRSDWRYSYLTHPEIDKLIDAGAREVDANKRAEIYKKAAQIMHDEASVLFLYQAVDLYGVTDRVKDFLPRGDQRWALYGMSMS, translated from the coding sequence ATGAAGATAAACAGGCGTACCTTCAATGCGGCGCTTGCCGGCCAGGCGTTGATCGCAGGCATCCTCGGGCGTGGCTCGTCTGCCATGGCCCTGACAGCGGGAACCTTGACGATAGCACAAGGCTTCGATCCCGTTTCGCTGTGGCCGAACTTCTCGACGACGCAGGAGCAGATCAATGTTGGCAGCGCAATCGTCGAGTCGTTGTTCTGGGTTGACCCCAAGACTGGCAAGACTGAGCCTGTGCTTGGCGAGAGCTATGAGCTGGTTGATCCAAAGACCGTCAAAATCGTTCTTCGGAAAGGCGTGAAATATACAAACGGTGAAGAGTTCAACGCCGACGCAGTGGTTAATACGTTCAAGATCTTCACCGATGTGAAGGTGACACCGGCTTACGGCCGCTATGCTGCACCCATCGACCGCGCGGAGAAGACGGATGACCACACCGTTACGCTCTACCTGAAGCATCCTTATCCCGCATTGCATCTCATTCTCAGCCAGATCTACATCGTGCCGCCGAAATACTGGGCCGAGGTGGGTGGAGCAGAGGGTTTTGGAAAGAAGCCGATCGGCACCGGCCCTTATGTCCTGACGGAATGGGTGCGTGACAATCGCATCGTTATGGACGCCAATGCGAACTACTGGGGCAAGGTGCCGGCAGGCATAAAAAAGCTCGTCTGGCGCCCCGTCCCCGACGACACGGCCCGGACCAACGGTCTGCTCGCTGGCGAGTTCGACATCGCGACCAACATCCCGATATCGGCCGCGGCTCAAATTAAGGCGCAGAAGGGGCTGCGTGTCGTTTCGGTGCCGAGCTACCGCATTTTCACGATCGGGCTCTCGAACCTGCCGGAGCATCCCGGCCCGCTGCATGACAAACGCGTGCGTCAGGCCCTGAACTATGCGATCGACAAGCAGGCTATCCTTGACAGCCTTCTCCAAGGCGAGGGGCGTCTCCTTAGTGGTCAGTTGCTCCGAAAGGAGCAGCTTGGCTTTGACCCCGCGATCAAGGACTATCCCTTTGATCCCGAAAAGGCGAAGGCGTTGCTCGCCGAGGCTGGTTTCCCCAACGGGCTGACGATTACGTTCAAGTTTCCAACGGGTCGCTATGCCCAGGATCGCGAAGTTGCGGAGGCGGTCGCGGGCATGCTCGCCGAGGTCGGCGTGAAAGCCGAGATGGTCTCGCTGGAGGCCGGCGAGTTCTTGCGGCAATTGAGTGCGCGCGAGCTCGCACCGATGGGCTTCGTTGGCCTTGCTCCCGCGGATGATCCCGACCTGCAATGGGCCCAGTATCGCTCGGATTGGCGCTATTCTTATCTCACGCATCCGGAAATCGACAAATTGATCGATGCCGGCGCGAGAGAAGTGGATGCCAACAAGCGCGCTGAAATCTACAAGAAGGCCGCTCAGATCATGCATGACGAGGCTTCGGTGCTGTTCCTCTACCAGGCGGTGGACCTTTATGGGGTAACTGACCGGGTGAAGGACTTCCTGCCGCGTGGCGATCAGCGCTGGGCTCTCTACGGCATGTCAATGTCGTGA
- a CDS encoding hydantoinase/oxoprolinase family protein: MTKTLRLGFDIGGTFTDFVLLDPTTGHQSIAKCLTTPHDPAEGVRQGLSELFGNADVDADALDIAVHATTLITNALIERRGARTALIATAGFRDTVEMATELRYDNYDVQMDMPTPLADRDLRFDVTERLDRDGNVLVPLDEDAVRALAKTLAAEKVEAVAIVYLHAFRNPAHERRTAEILQQELPDLLISCSSTVSPEIREYERSTTTLANAYVQPIVGHYLDATTETLRERGYERPLHIMVSSGGVSSAETVKQLPIRMLESGPTAGVLAAIEYGRRMGMPNLVTFDMGGTTAKIGLVINHEAKKSNVFEVGRVSRFQKGSGLPIRIPVVELIEIGAGGGSIAQVDGLGLLAVGPRSAGSAPGPACYGRGGKAPTVTDANLVLGYLNPDNFLGGDMKLDASAAWGAVEVGLSRPLGMSVERCAEGVFRVVNENMLAACKVHIAERGEDPRNFYLFSFGGAGPVHAYELARALGMKGVVVPPGAGAASAYGLVASPVAFDLARSHVTSLDRADWSRVVAVYEDMRQEGTAILAEAGIGDHDTPVIRRFMDLRHLGQGREVAVEINEAMFAAGDLEGIAQAFYAAHRLRYGHAHDHLPVELITCRMTISGPPVRHAGGPETPCVTLVGTPEMKGKRAVFFPELGRYAETAIYDRSQLMPGSSFTGPAVIEERECTIVAGPSASVRIDPHGAIFLDLKEARGAS, translated from the coding sequence ATGACCAAGACATTACGCCTCGGATTTGATATCGGCGGCACATTCACGGACTTCGTTCTGCTTGATCCCACAACCGGTCACCAGAGCATCGCGAAATGCCTCACGACCCCGCACGACCCGGCGGAAGGTGTGCGGCAGGGGCTCTCCGAGCTCTTCGGCAATGCGGATGTCGACGCCGATGCCCTGGACATCGCGGTTCACGCCACAACCTTGATCACTAATGCGCTCATTGAGCGGCGCGGAGCGCGGACAGCACTTATCGCGACGGCCGGCTTCCGCGACACCGTCGAGATGGCCACCGAGCTTCGCTACGACAACTATGACGTACAGATGGACATGCCGACGCCTCTGGCGGACCGGGATCTGCGCTTCGACGTGACAGAGCGGCTGGACCGCGACGGCAACGTGCTGGTGCCCTTGGACGAGGACGCCGTGCGCGCTTTGGCGAAGACGCTTGCCGCCGAAAAGGTCGAGGCTGTCGCCATCGTTTACCTCCATGCCTTCCGGAATCCCGCGCATGAGCGCCGTACGGCGGAGATCCTCCAGCAGGAATTGCCGGATCTGCTGATTAGCTGCTCCAGCACGGTTTCCCCGGAAATCCGCGAATATGAACGCAGCACGACGACGCTGGCGAACGCCTATGTGCAGCCGATCGTCGGCCATTACCTCGATGCGACGACGGAAACGTTACGCGAGCGAGGCTACGAGCGGCCGCTGCACATCATGGTGTCATCGGGCGGTGTCTCCAGCGCCGAGACGGTCAAGCAATTGCCGATCCGCATGCTGGAATCCGGCCCGACGGCCGGTGTGCTGGCTGCCATCGAATATGGCCGGCGCATGGGTATGCCCAATCTCGTAACCTTCGACATGGGCGGCACGACTGCCAAGATTGGTCTCGTCATCAATCATGAAGCCAAGAAGTCCAATGTATTCGAGGTGGGGCGGGTCTCGCGCTTCCAGAAGGGCAGCGGCTTGCCCATCCGCATTCCGGTCGTGGAACTGATCGAGATCGGCGCCGGTGGCGGCAGCATCGCGCAGGTGGACGGGCTTGGCCTTCTGGCGGTCGGCCCCCGCAGCGCCGGCTCCGCACCCGGGCCCGCATGCTACGGGCGTGGTGGCAAGGCGCCGACAGTGACGGATGCCAATCTGGTTCTCGGTTATCTCAATCCGGACAACTTCCTGGGTGGCGATATGAAGCTCGATGCCAGTGCGGCGTGGGGCGCTGTGGAGGTCGGATTGAGCCGGCCTCTCGGCATGAGCGTTGAGCGCTGCGCCGAAGGTGTGTTCCGCGTCGTCAACGAGAATATGCTTGCGGCCTGTAAGGTGCACATCGCCGAGCGCGGCGAGGATCCGCGCAATTTCTATCTGTTCTCATTTGGCGGGGCGGGCCCCGTCCATGCCTACGAGCTCGCGCGGGCCCTCGGCATGAAGGGTGTGGTGGTGCCACCAGGTGCTGGCGCTGCCTCTGCTTATGGGCTCGTCGCCAGTCCGGTTGCCTTCGACCTCGCCCGCTCGCATGTCACGAGCCTGGACAGAGCCGATTGGTCACGCGTGGTGGCTGTTTACGAAGACATGCGTCAGGAGGGCACCGCCATCCTCGCGGAAGCGGGCATTGGCGATCATGATACCCCCGTCATCCGCCGCTTCATGGATCTGCGCCATCTCGGCCAGGGGCGGGAAGTTGCCGTTGAAATCAATGAGGCCATGTTCGCAGCGGGCGATCTCGAGGGCATAGCCCAGGCGTTCTATGCAGCGCACCGCCTGCGCTACGGGCATGCTCATGACCATTTGCCTGTCGAGCTCATCACCTGTCGGATGACCATCTCGGGACCGCCCGTCCGCCATGCCGGCGGTCCTGAGACCCCCTGCGTCACGCTGGTGGGAACGCCCGAGATGAAGGGCAAACGCGCGGTGTTCTTCCCCGAACTCGGCCGCTATGCGGAGACGGCAATTTACGACCGCAGCCAGCTCATGCCCGGCTCGAGCTTTACGGGGCCGGCGGTGATCGAGGAACGGGAATGCACGATCGTGGCTGGCCCTTCCGCGTCGGTACGCATTGATCCGCACGGAGCAATTTTCCTCGACCTCAAGGAGGCGAGAGGAGCGAGCTGA